The Halomonas qaidamensis genome includes the window GATGACCCTTCGGGTCATTCATGGTTGGGAAAACGGCAGTTTCGAGCCAAGCGAATTGAAGCACATTGATTATCCGCTTACTTCGCTAGAAGACTTACACCGAGTGACAAACGAATTTTCCCAGGCCTCTCAGCAGCGTCAACCACTACCAGCCGAAGATACCTCGCTTCTTACTGCGCCATTAGCCAAACTCTTTGCCCAGGCAGAAGGACGTATCATTACGGAAGCGACGCGCAATATACCCGCACGCTGGCCTGCCTTACCGGGTGGTTTAGCAATTTACACGCTATTCAAAATGTATCATCGCCTTGTATATGGTGAAGACGACAATTACCGCTGTTCTCAATGCGAAACGCCTGAGGGTCTCCAAGAACTCCATGAATTTCATATTGAAGAAGGCGAGTTCGCGCTGTTAACGCCCCCAGCCCACTACAAAAAAATAGTGCCCACCATGCTGATACTGCATGCTGGCCAGCTTGGCCCTATTGAGCAACTTATCCGCGAAAGTCTGCCTTTGTTTCCAGATAGATAACCCGTTATTTATCAAGCTAAAGTTATTTACTCTGAAGCCATGCCATCCGAGGCCGTACACCAAGAAGCCCCGTTTTCACGGGGCTTTATTGATCACGGTTAGCTTAAGGAAATAGTACTGTTGATGCCGCTAGAGACATTTTCTGGCTCAAACCAACGGGCGGTAACCGTTTTGGTTTGCGTCCAGAACGTAATTGCCTGTTTGCCGTTTGGCCCCAGATCACCAAGCTTGGAAGCACGCGACCCAGTAAAGCTAAAGTAAGCCACAGGGACAGGAATCGGCACATTGATACCTATTTGGCCAACGTCAATGTCTGTTTCAAAACGTCGTGCCACCCAACCTGAATTGGTAAATATCGACGTACCATTTCCATTCGGGTTCGCGTTGATAAACTCGATCGCGTCATCCAGTGTTTCTACATTGACCACACACAGTACGGGGCCGAAAATTTCTTCTCGGTACACCGTCATATCAGCGGTCACATCGGCAAACAGGGTTGGGCCAACAAAATTACCGTTTGGATAGCCATCTACCGTGCAACCACGGCCATCCACCAGAAGTTTAGCGCCCTCTTTTTCACCCGCCGAAATCAAGCGCTCAACGCGATCCTTCGCTTGGGGAGAAACAAGCGGGCCTAGGTCTGCATCGCGCTGAGTGCCCGGCCCTACTTTCATACGGCGCGCGCCTTCCTCAATATCGTTCAGCCACTCACGGGCTTCACCCACTAGCACGACAACCGAGTTAGCCATGCAGCGCTGGCCAGCGGCGCCAAATGCCGAACCCAGCAGGCTATCAATAGCTTGGCTGCGGTTAGCATCCGGCATCACCACACAGTGGTTTTTAGCCCCCATCATCGACTGCATACGCTTGCCTGCAGCTGCAGCACGGTTGTAAAGCAGCGAGCCGACATGGGTCGAACCAATAAACGAGAGTGCTTTAATATCCTGGTGGTCGGCGATCTGATTGGCGACATCCGGACCACCATGCACCACGTTCAAAACACCGGCGGGTATGCCAGCTTCATGGGCAAGCTCCACGAGACGCATTGTGGAGCTAGGATCTTGCTCCGAAGGCTTCAGTACAAAGGTGTTGCCCGTAGCAATGGCCATCGGGAACATAAAACAGGGCAGCATAATCGGAAAGTTAAAAGCGGTAATGCCCGCGCCAACGCCCAGTGGCTGGTGCATGGTGTAAACATCGACTTCATTAGCGGCGTTTTCCGCCAGCTCACCCAGCTGCAGCGAGGTAATCGAACAAGCGTGTTCAACTACCTCTAAACCGCGCCCTACCTCGCCTTCGGCATCTGGTAAGGTTTTACCATGCTCTTGCGTAATCAATGCGGCTAACTCAGCGGTATTTTCCCGTATCAGAGCCTGAAGCTTGAGCATAATGCGCATGCGCTTGCCAAGCGGCACTTTACGCCACTCTTTGAATGCTGTTTTAGCACTCGCAACCGCACGCTCCACTTCTTCGGCGGTACAAAAGGGCACACGGGCAACAACTTCTTGGGTCGCTGGGTTCACCACATCACGCCAATCCTGGCTTTGTGACATGACTGGCTGACCATCGATATACATAGGGATTTCACGAACAGACATGACTACCTTCCTCATCGTTATGTTTATTATCAGACGTAAATATGAATCCTAGGGTATAGCAGCAAGTTGACGTAAACGTCAATTAGCCACTTGATAAAGATAAAACTCACCTAGCACTACTATTTACGCTTTCCCTCCTAGCACTGCCCTCGCTATGCTGGCTAACAGCAGGCCAATGACGTGAGCCCAGCTGTTTAGACGCGTACGTGTTCACCACCCCAGGAGGCATCCATGCAGACCTTTAGCTGTCGCTGTGGCAACCCGCTTTTTTTTGAAAACACGTATTGCTTGGCCTGCGAATCCGAGGTGGGCTGGTGCCCAACCTGCTCAGCTATTGTAGCTCTTGAACCGCTACCAAATGGAGGATACCGCTGCACTCACCCAGACTGTGGATCCACCTTAATGAAGTGCCATAACTATGCGGTTGAGAATGTATGCAACCGGATGGTAGTGATGGTCGAGGGGCATGCCGATACGCTTTGCGACTGCTGCCGCTTTAATGAAGTGATTCCCGACTTAACTATCAATGGCAACCGGGAGCGCTGGGCTGCGCTTGAAGCTGCCAAGCGACGGCTATTTCACACATTAGACTTACTCACGCTTCCCTACGGCGTCAGCGGTGAAAACATTCGTGTTCCGCTTAGCTTTTCGTTTATGGCAGATGCTTTGCCCGATCAAGGCCTTTGGCGCTCTACCGCTAGCCAGGAAAAGATATACACCGGTCATGCCAATGGTCATATCACGATCAACGTGAAAGAAGCCGACGACGTTGAACGCGAGCGCCTGCGGGTTGATATGAATGAGTCCCACCGCACTCTCATCGGCCACTTCCGCCATGAAATTGGTCACTACTATTGGGATTTATTGGTAAAAGGACGCGATGAAGACACCTGCCGCCACGTGTTCGGAGATCACAACAACCCTACCTACGGTGATGCCTTAGAACGGTATTACCAACAGGGAACGCCTGCTGATTGGTCAACACAGTTTATTTCTGCCTACGCCTCGATGCACCCCTGGGAAGACTTTGCAGAAACCTTTGCGTACTACTTAGATATGGTCGCTGTGCTCGATACAGCGCGTCATATGGGGCTTTCCCGCACCGAACACAACGGCACATTAGACAGCATGTTACGAGCATTTCATCAGGTAGGCATGGCCGTAAACGAACTCAATCGTGATATGGGACTGCTGGATTTAGCACCGAGCGTCATTGCCCCGGCGGTGAGACAGAAGCTGACGTATCTGCATCAACTGATTCTTAATGCGAACGCCAGCCCCCGTCCTTAACAACCGTTAATCGTTGTCGTGCTCTCCTGCATGGCTTTGCGACTGGCGCTGGGTCACACGGGGAACGCCATCACTGTTGACAAAATAGGTTGCGCTTAGCGTGTCGTGAATCGCCGCGAAACCAATCTGCAGCTCATCCACAAACGCATGTAGTTTGCTGGGGGAGTGAGCCAACGCCTGAATGTCGGCGTCGACCACATCGGCTCGTACAAGCGACACCGTTGCCGCCGCTCGGTCTTGCCTGGGTAACAGCTGTAGCTCGTGCCCCACCGTTTCCAGGCTGCAGGCAATAGAGCGTGGTAGGTGGGGGTCCTGCAGCAAAAAGCGCAGCACGTCAGGCCCACGCACCCGCAAACGGACTTGCTGCCGGTACATTTGGTAAGCAGTGAGCGACTTCAGCACGCTCATCCACTGCAAATTTTCAAACGGCAGCAGTTCCTCTGGATTTTGCGGCAGCAAACTGGCGGACCGAACATCGACAATTCGGGTCGTCATATCTGCCCGCTCTAAATGGCGACCTAACTTGATGAAGGTGCGAGCAGGCCCATGGCTTAGCGTACCTTCTATTAAGCCTGTCAATGTCTGGCAGCCGCGAATTACACTTTTCAAAAAGGTGTCGCGGCGCCGCGGACTAACGCCATTTTCGGCATGATCTGCAACACTCAAATAGAGTTGATTGACCTCTTCCCAGATCTCTCTTGGCACGACATCACGAGTGGTACGCAGGTTTTCCCTAGCGCTCGCTAAGGCGGCAAGAATAGAGCTGCCATTTTGCGCGTCTGCACACAGAAAGTGCACCACGCTACGCTCGTCAAAACTTGAATGTCGCTCATTAAACGCTTCCAACGTGCCGGTCATTTCAATTAACGGCGCCCAGCCCAGGGGCAAGTGACGCGGCAGATCCAGCATTAGGTGGCTATTAACACTCAGCAACCGAGCAGTATCTTCGGCCCGTTCGATGTAACGCGCCATCCAGTAGAGGTTTTCAGCAACGCGTGACAGCATGGCGCTAGACTCCTTCCTGCTCAGCGGCAACTGCCGCGTTCTCATCGGTTTCAACAATCCAAGTATCTTTACTGCCGCCCCCTTGAGAAGAGTTAACCACCAGTGAGCCCTCCACCAGGGCGACCCGGGTCAAGCCACCAGTGGTGACGTGGGTTTCCGGCCCAGAAAGAATAAACGGGCGAAGGTCTACGTGGCGCGGCTGGGGCAAGCCGTTAGCCAGCGTCGGCGTCGTCGAAAGTGCCAGCGTTGGCTGTGCCATATAGTTACGGGGATTGGCTTTAATTAAGCGTGCAAACTCATCGCGAGTTTCTTTAGTAGAACGAGGGCCTATCAACATGCCATAGCCGCCGGATTCATTTGCTGGCTTCACCACCAGCTCATCCAAATGCTCCAACACATACTTGCGATCATCTTCAAACATACATAAATAACTTGGTACGTTTGGCAGCAGCGGTTCTTGGTCTAGATAGTAACGAATGATTTCAGGGACAAAGGCGTACACGACTTTATCGTCGGCGACTCCCGCCCCAGGGGCATTAGCAAGCGCTACTTTCCCCGCCCGCCAAGCGCGCATTAGGCCGGCCACCCCAAGCATTGAATCTGGATTAAACGCTTCAGGATCGAGAAACTCGTCGTCGACACGACGATAAATCACATCGACACGGCGCAACCCTTCAACAGTCCGCATATAAACCACGTCGTCGTCATCGACCAGCAAGTCGCTACCTTGCACTAACTCAACTCCCATTTGCTGAGCAAGATACGCATGTTCAAAGTAGGCGGAGTTATAGATACCAGGCGTTAGCACTACCACTTGAGGGTCGTCACCTGGGCGAGGCGACATCGACGCTAACATGTCATATAGCTGGGCAACGTAGTCGTCTACGGGAAGAATTTTGCCAGATGCAAAAAGCTCAGGCAGCACACGCTTGGTTACATTACGATTTTCCAGCATGTACGAAACCCCAGAGGGAATACGCAAATTGTCTTCTAGTACATAAAGCGTGCCATCACCGCCACGCACTAAGTCTGACCCGCAAATATGCGCCCAAATGCCATGAGGAGGGTTGATACCAACACACTGGGGGCGGAAGTTAACCGATTGCGCCAACACTTCAGCAGGTAACACTTTGTCTTTAATTACTTTTTGATCGTGATAAAGATCATCAATAAATAGATTAAGCGCTTGCACGCGTTGTTTTAAACCCGCTTCAGTTTTACGCCACTCACTGGCAGGAATAATTCGCGGCACAATATCAAAAGGCCAAGCACGATCAATCATCGCGCCTTCTGAATAAACGGTAAAGGTAATCCCCATGGTGCGAATGGCAATTTCTGCTGCGGTTTTACGCTCTGCCAACTCCTCTGCACTAAACCTTGCCAACATATTACACAGCTCATCAGCCGAGGCTCGTGGCTTGCCTGGCGCCGCTAGTAACTCATCGTAATAGTCACGGCACGCATAGTTATTCCAATTCACTTGGCTCATGGGCGCTCTCCTGGCGCAATGGTGGAAGCGGCAACTTCCTCTTACGTAGTGCAGGCCTAGCCCCGCGCGATCTACGCAGTTCTCTTCACATATAAGCACGCAAAATGCATACCATCTTTTTCGCTATTTCAACGTTAAAAGGATGCTTTCAATACGCACCCTCGCCCACCGTCTACTAGCGACGCTACTAGTACTGGCAGCGCTACTAATAACTACGCTACTAATAACAATGCTGCTTATAACAACACTGCTAATAACACGCTGCTAATCTCTCTAATGCCCCTCTACTGAACCGTTACTTTTAGTGAATAGCTGAACGCTCACTTAAAGCCACAAACAAAAGCACCAAAATAGTGCGCACCACTAACTCTAATGGTGCATTTTATGTTTTTCACACTTCTTAAACGGCTTAGTTAATTTTGCAGCTGCAAAAAAACCTAACTACAACGATACTGCCGTAACTTAGCTCTTTTTATCGAGGCGTCTTAATGACGAATCGGTTGATATAGACTTAACCCAGAGGGTGGCTTATGACCATTCGTGTTGCCTTGTATCACCGAACTACTTATCACTTTGACCGTCCGGTGAAGTTGTCACCCCATGTTGTTCGTTTGCGCCCAGCACCTCATTGCCGAACCCATATCGATGCCTATTCGCTGAATATTTCTGGTAATGATCACTATCTAAACTGGCAGCAAGACCCCTTTGGCAACTTTAATGCCCGCATTGTGTTTCCAGAGCCTCGCAAAGAACTAACCATTGCGGTCGAACTTATCGCCCCAATGACCGTTATCAACCCGTTTGATTTTTTCCTCGACGACATCGCACAAAAAATCCCGTTTGCCTATCCAGAAGAACTCAGCAAAGAACTGGGGCCTTATCTTGAAGTTACTGAGGCAGGCCCAAAGCTGATGGCGTGGCTTGAAGAAGTTCCCAGGGAGCCCACTGTCAGCGTTGATTTTTTAGTGGCCCTTAATCAGCGCCTTCAGAACGACATCAGCTATCTGGTGCGTATGGAGCCGGGCGTTCAGAGCTGCGAAGAGACATTGACCCTGGCCAGCGGCTCCTGTCGCGACAGTGCCTGGCTTCTGGTTCAGATTCTGCGGCACTTGGGGCTTGCCGCCCGCTTTGTATCGGGTTATTTGATTCAGCTAGCGCCTGATGTCAAAGCACTTGATGGCCCAAGCGGCACAGAGGTCGACTTCACCGACCTGCACGCCTGGACAGAAGTTTTTCTACCCGGCGCGGGCTGGGT containing:
- a CDS encoding circularly permuted type 2 ATP-grasp protein, with translation MSQVNWNNYACRDYYDELLAAPGKPRASADELCNMLARFSAEELAERKTAAEIAIRTMGITFTVYSEGAMIDRAWPFDIVPRIIPASEWRKTEAGLKQRVQALNLFIDDLYHDQKVIKDKVLPAEVLAQSVNFRPQCVGINPPHGIWAHICGSDLVRGGDGTLYVLEDNLRIPSGVSYMLENRNVTKRVLPELFASGKILPVDDYVAQLYDMLASMSPRPGDDPQVVVLTPGIYNSAYFEHAYLAQQMGVELVQGSDLLVDDDDVVYMRTVEGLRRVDVIYRRVDDEFLDPEAFNPDSMLGVAGLMRAWRAGKVALANAPGAGVADDKVVYAFVPEIIRYYLDQEPLLPNVPSYLCMFEDDRKYVLEHLDELVVKPANESGGYGMLIGPRSTKETRDEFARLIKANPRNYMAQPTLALSTTPTLANGLPQPRHVDLRPFILSGPETHVTTGGLTRVALVEGSLVVNSSQGGGSKDTWIVETDENAAVAAEQEGV
- a CDS encoding CoA-acylating methylmalonate-semialdehyde dehydrogenase gives rise to the protein MSVREIPMYIDGQPVMSQSQDWRDVVNPATQEVVARVPFCTAEEVERAVASAKTAFKEWRKVPLGKRMRIMLKLQALIRENTAELAALITQEHGKTLPDAEGEVGRGLEVVEHACSITSLQLGELAENAANEVDVYTMHQPLGVGAGITAFNFPIMLPCFMFPMAIATGNTFVLKPSEQDPSSTMRLVELAHEAGIPAGVLNVVHGGPDVANQIADHQDIKALSFIGSTHVGSLLYNRAAAAGKRMQSMMGAKNHCVVMPDANRSQAIDSLLGSAFGAAGQRCMANSVVVLVGEAREWLNDIEEGARRMKVGPGTQRDADLGPLVSPQAKDRVERLISAGEKEGAKLLVDGRGCTVDGYPNGNFVGPTLFADVTADMTVYREEIFGPVLCVVNVETLDDAIEFINANPNGNGTSIFTNSGWVARRFETDIDVGQIGINVPIPVPVAYFSFTGSRASKLGDLGPNGKQAITFWTQTKTVTARWFEPENVSSGINSTISLS
- a CDS encoding zinc-binding metallopeptidase family protein, yielding MQTFSCRCGNPLFFENTYCLACESEVGWCPTCSAIVALEPLPNGGYRCTHPDCGSTLMKCHNYAVENVCNRMVVMVEGHADTLCDCCRFNEVIPDLTINGNRERWAALEAAKRRLFHTLDLLTLPYGVSGENIRVPLSFSFMADALPDQGLWRSTASQEKIYTGHANGHITINVKEADDVERERLRVDMNESHRTLIGHFRHEIGHYYWDLLVKGRDEDTCRHVFGDHNNPTYGDALERYYQQGTPADWSTQFISAYASMHPWEDFAETFAYYLDMVAVLDTARHMGLSRTEHNGTLDSMLRAFHQVGMAVNELNRDMGLLDLAPSVIAPAVRQKLTYLHQLILNANASPRP
- a CDS encoding alpha-E domain-containing protein, translating into MLSRVAENLYWMARYIERAEDTARLLSVNSHLMLDLPRHLPLGWAPLIEMTGTLEAFNERHSSFDERSVVHFLCADAQNGSSILAALASARENLRTTRDVVPREIWEEVNQLYLSVADHAENGVSPRRRDTFLKSVIRGCQTLTGLIEGTLSHGPARTFIKLGRHLERADMTTRIVDVRSASLLPQNPEELLPFENLQWMSVLKSLTAYQMYRQQVRLRVRGPDVLRFLLQDPHLPRSIACSLETVGHELQLLPRQDRAAATVSLVRADVVDADIQALAHSPSKLHAFVDELQIGFAAIHDTLSATYFVNSDGVPRVTQRQSQSHAGEHDND